ACCGGGTGCCGGAGACCGCAGTGTTGATCGCCCTCGGCGCGGTCGCCGTCGCGGCGCTCTTCGTCGTCGGGTGGTCCCGTTCACGCAGAAAGTGAGAGCCCTCGCGTCACGTGGAACCGCGACGATCATCGCATCAACCGGGTGGGCTCATGCGTAGCGTTCTCGATGTCCTTGGATGTGGTCGCAACCAGTTGATTCGCGAGATCCCTGAGAGCCCGCGCAGTGGCGAGTTCGTCACCGATCACCGGCACCTCCGGGTCGGCTGGATCTCGCCTCGTGAACCCGACGCCGACGAACCTGGACGGACCGATCGTCAGGGAGGCCTTCGCCCGGGTCCGACGATCATGTTCGTCGATCGTGACATCGATCATCCAGGTCTTGTCGCTCATGACGTACTCCTTCGCGGACCGTGCCTTCGGGATCGAGGTGACATCGTGACTGGGTGCTCGCCTCGACTTGCCAGTGAGCCTGCCCTCCGCCCGCGAGAGATGGCAGGGCACAAAGTCGCTTTGTCGGTCCATTCGAAGGTAGGAAACGAGAACCCTGGTTCCGAAATGGGGCGATCCGCGTGTCGTCGACGCGATCGTTGTGGTCGTCGCGTGTACGGCGATCTTTCTCGAGTCGCTCGTCGACAAGAATCATGTGCCCTTCCAACGACGTCCGCGGTGTGATCTTCGGCTGTGAGTGGCGTGGTTCTGACAATATTTGCTGCCATGCCGCCTTCAACTTCGTCGAGGACGGGTCTGTCGGTCGGTGAGCGGGGTCCCGGCGGGTAGCTGGTCGGAATTGAAGTCGGCGGTCCACACCCGCTGCAGCATGTGCCAGTCGGCCGGGTGCGCGGCGATGCCCGTGGCGAAGCGGTCAGCCAATGCCTGAGTCGTGTGCTCCACTCCGCCGACGGTGTCGATCGGCGGGCCGACGTGGAAGCCCCAGCCGTCGGGCGTAAACCAGCAGTTCACTGGTAGCAGTGGTGCACCGGTGTCGATCGCCAGCCGGGCCGGACCGGCCGGCATGCGGGCGGGTTCACCGAAGAAGGTGACTGGCAAGCCCGTCCCGGTCACATCGCGTTCAGCGAGTAGCCCGACTATCCGTCCCTCCCGCAGTCGCGCGGCCAGCTGCTCGAAGGGTGGCTCGGCGGTGCCGGTGAGCGGGATGATCTCGAAACCCAGGCGCTCACGGAACCGCACGAAGCGCCGGAACAGTGATTCCGGCCTGAGTCGCTCGGCGACGACGACAGGTGTACCCACTCGCTGGGTCACCCACACTCCGGCCAGGTCCCAGTTGCCGCTGTGCGGTAAGGCCAGAACGGCCCCACTGCCGCGGTCGACTGCCTCGTGGATGTGTTCGAGCCCGACAGCGGAGTGTTCGATGTTCGCGGCCAGCCGCTCCGGATCCATCGATGGCAATCGGAAGGCTTCGCACCAGTAGCGGGCGTAGGACCGGAGACTCGCGTGCACGAGGTCGTCGGGAACCTGCGCTGGTGTCGTGGACAGCACCCGGGCGAGATTGCGCCGCAGCTGGTCTGGTCCACCGCCCCGTGCAGCACGATCGGCCGCGATATCGAACAGTCGCCTTGCCCACCGCTCGGGCAGAGCGCGCACCAGCCGCCAACCGGCCGCGTACCCGAGATCCCAGACCCGCTCCCCCGGGTTCACTGATCACCCCCGGCGTCATCCGCCGCCACAGCACACGATACGGCGATACCGAACTGACTCCGCGGAAGATAGCTCCTACGCCTCATCCCCCGAGTTTCCTCGCATACCGCGAACAGAGGAACGATGATTTCACCGCAAGCTTCGAGGTATGCCTGGGTGCCGGCATCGCAGAAGACCCATAACGGTTCCCTGTAGTGCCCCGGAACAAGCGAGACTTCGAATCGAGGGTGTAACACCAGGCTCGAACGGGTATTGCGCATTGGGGCGGTCCTCACCGGCAGGTAGTGAGGAGCGCTGACAATGAATGACAAGAGCCGGACGCCGAGCGAAGAACCCGAATCAGCGCGCGGCGCGCCCGGCTCACGTGAGACAGGCTCGGCCGCACCAGTCTGGCGTACGGGTGAGGATCACCCTCGCGAGGCAGATTGAGTGACCGGTCCGACGCCCGAAATCCGTCCCACGACATGATCGGGAATTGCCATGATCCTCATCGGCCTCATCATTATGGTCGCCGCCATCGTCATCGGGGTCGCGGGAGTACTCGCCAACGCGGGTGCCGAACACGCGTTGACCGGCGATTTCACAGTGTTCGGCTACCATGTCACCGGATCCACAGGAGCGCTGTTCCTCTACGGAATCGTCGTCGGCGCGGTCGGCGTCGTCGGACTCAGCCTCCTACTCACGGGGGCTCGACGGACATCGCGACGGGGACGCGCCGCGCGAAACGAGCTCGAGCGATCACGCCGCAACGAGGCGGCCTTGACCCAACAGCGCGACGCCCTCGCAGACGCAGGGACACAAACAAGCACGGGTCAGCACGCCGACACGCGCGCCCATGCCGCGGCCGACACGACCGCCGGCGGTGGGCGGAGCTGGAAGCACCCCTTCGGAGGACCGCAGGGGCCTTCGTCCACTCCCCGACCGGCGCACTGAGGCGACGAGCCACTCGTCCGATTGAACCAGCGCGCAGTCCCTGAGACTCTCCGCTGCGAACCGTGCACGACCGAAATTCCGGTGGCTACAACCTATTCGCCGACGTCGCCTACACGTCTGACGCCGCAGCCTGCGCGAACACCCCGATCCTGCTACCGGACTGGATCTCGGCCATGCCGGTGGTGTGGTCGGCGAGCGCGAGTCGACTCCGCGGCGAAGGCGGCTGCGGGTGCGGTCGGGGCAATCCGCCCCGGCGTCGTCGCCGTCGCGGCCACGTAGGGAGTCGTCGAGTCGCACAGGGGCTGCATGGCCCTACCGCTTCGTGTCCGGAGGCGGTTGACTTGCTCGTATACGCCCGGCGAATGCGCTGCGCCGGGAACGGACGCGAGAGGAGCTCGGACATGGAGACGGAGCAGTGGAGTGTGGACATCGCCATCGACGAGCACGAGAGTCGCACTCGCTCGACGGCGCGCTTGCACACCAGGGATACGACGCTGGTCGGCGTCGGACTGGCCCGACGCAACCCCGTGGACCGGAACGTTCCGGGGATCGGCGACGAGCTTGCGACGGCGCGGGCCCTGACAGACCTGGCGCAT
This genomic stretch from Prescottella soli harbors:
- a CDS encoding DUF1876 domain-containing protein translates to MSDKTWMIDVTIDEHDRRTRAKASLTIGPSRFVGVGFTRRDPADPEVPVIGDELATARALRDLANQLVATTSKDIENATHEPTRLMR
- a CDS encoding phosphatidylinositol mannoside acyltransferase — translated: MNPGERVWDLGYAAGWRLVRALPERWARRLFDIAADRAARGGGPDQLRRNLARVLSTTPAQVPDDLVHASLRSYARYWCEAFRLPSMDPERLAANIEHSAVGLEHIHEAVDRGSGAVLALPHSGNWDLAGVWVTQRVGTPVVVAERLRPESLFRRFVRFRERLGFEIIPLTGTAEPPFEQLAARLREGRIVGLLAERDVTGTGLPVTFFGEPARMPAGPARLAIDTGAPLLPVNCWFTPDGWGFHVGPPIDTVGGVEHTTQALADRFATGIAAHPADWHMLQRVWTADFNSDQLPAGTPLTDRQTRPRRS
- a CDS encoding DUF1876 domain-containing protein, which codes for METEQWSVDIAIDEHESRTRSTARLHTRDTTLVGVGLARRNPVDRNVPGIGDELATARALTDLAHQLIEATVADIEGVTHTPAHLNK